A genome region from Streptomyces pratensis includes the following:
- a CDS encoding Cgl0159 family (beta/alpha)8-fold protein — MTPPAAAGFTDLVRLRAHRPEAVAEAAAARRRRPLVGPSGRLMIIAADHPARGALAVGDDDLAMADRFGLLERLCLALARPGVDGVLAGADVLEDLLLLGALEGKVVLGSMNRGGLAGAAFELDDRFTGHRPADLASHGYDAGKLLLRIDHDDPGSLDTLHTAARTVDEMAALRMPVFIEPFLCHRTAHGLRTDLGATAVTTSIAIASGLGGTSAYTWLKVPVTDDPDDMGRVMRASTLPAVLLGGEVTGDPDAAYEKWRGALRLPTVQGLVVGRSLLYPADGDVAGAVDTAVGLL, encoded by the coding sequence GCCGCCGCCCGCCGCAGGCGGCCACTCGTCGGTCCCAGCGGACGCCTGATGATCATCGCGGCGGATCACCCGGCCCGTGGCGCCCTCGCCGTCGGTGACGACGACCTGGCCATGGCCGACCGGTTCGGCCTGCTGGAACGGCTCTGCCTCGCTCTTGCCCGCCCCGGCGTCGACGGGGTGCTCGCGGGCGCCGACGTCCTGGAGGACCTGCTGCTCCTCGGCGCGCTGGAGGGCAAGGTCGTCCTCGGGTCCATGAATCGCGGCGGACTCGCGGGAGCCGCCTTCGAGCTCGACGACCGCTTCACCGGGCATCGCCCCGCCGACCTCGCGAGCCACGGCTACGACGCCGGCAAGCTCCTGCTGAGGATCGACCACGACGACCCCGGCTCCCTGGACACCCTGCACACCGCGGCACGCACCGTGGACGAGATGGCCGCTCTCAGGATGCCGGTCTTCATCGAGCCGTTCCTCTGCCATCGCACCGCCCACGGGCTCCGTACGGACCTGGGCGCCACCGCCGTCACCACCTCCATCGCCATCGCCTCGGGTCTGGGCGGGACGTCCGCGTACACCTGGCTCAAGGTCCCCGTCACCGACGACCCCGACGACATGGGCCGGGTGATGCGCGCCTCGACGCTCCCCGCAGTCCTGCTCGGCGGTGAGGTCACGGGAGATCCGGACGCCGCGTACGAGAAATGGCGCGGGGCGCTGCGACTGCCCACCGTCCAGGGGCTGGTGGTCGGGCGTTCACTGCTCTACCCCGCCGACGGAGACGTGGCGGGAGCGGTCGACACGGCCGTAGGGCTCCTGTGA
- the iolB gene encoding 5-deoxy-glucuronate isomerase gives MTTTDEQQRYHLRSGHAARGSYVLDIDPERAGWERSSLRVLELEPGGVHTLVTGESEWIILPLSGGCTVQAAGEIFELLGRKDVFGAVTDFAYVPRDARAQIASGAGGRFALAGAKCERRLPARYGPAPEVPVELRGAGTCSRQVNNFAAADTFECDRLIAVEVLTPGGNWSSYPPHKHDEHHPGTECVLEEIYYFEVEGDGLGYHRVSPSRPGGTDVLAEVATGDAVLIPDGWHGPSIAPPGRTLYYLNVMAGPGEQREWLIRDHPDHRWIRGTWPEQPVDPRLPLHDAEAAR, from the coding sequence ATGACGACGACCGACGAGCAGCAGAGGTACCACCTCAGGTCCGGCCATGCCGCGCGTGGCTCCTACGTCCTCGACATCGACCCGGAGCGGGCCGGGTGGGAGCGGTCGAGTCTGCGTGTCCTCGAGCTCGAGCCGGGTGGTGTTCACACCCTGGTAACCGGGGAGAGCGAATGGATCATCCTGCCGTTGTCCGGTGGCTGTACGGTGCAGGCGGCAGGTGAGATCTTTGAACTGCTGGGCAGGAAAGACGTGTTCGGTGCGGTGACCGATTTCGCCTACGTCCCACGCGACGCCCGCGCCCAGATCGCCTCCGGCGCAGGAGGCCGCTTCGCCCTGGCAGGAGCGAAGTGCGAGCGACGACTCCCCGCTCGCTACGGCCCCGCGCCGGAGGTACCGGTGGAGCTCCGCGGTGCCGGTACGTGCTCACGCCAGGTGAACAACTTCGCCGCCGCCGACACGTTCGAATGCGACCGGCTCATCGCCGTCGAGGTCCTCACCCCCGGCGGCAACTGGTCCTCGTACCCGCCGCACAAGCACGACGAGCACCACCCCGGCACCGAGTGCGTGCTCGAGGAGATCTACTACTTCGAGGTCGAGGGCGACGGCCTCGGCTACCACCGGGTGTCGCCGTCCCGTCCCGGAGGGACGGACGTCCTCGCCGAAGTCGCCACCGGAGACGCCGTCCTGATCCCCGACGGCTGGCACGGCCCGTCCATCGCACCGCCCGGCCGCACCCTGTACTACCTGAACGTGATGGCGGGCCCGGGCGAACAGCGCGAATGGCTCATCCGCGACCATCCGGACCACCGCTGGATCCGCGGCACATGGCCCGAGCAGCCCGTCGACCCCCGACTGCCGCTGCACGACGCGGAGGCCGCCCGGTGA